One genomic segment of Halogeometricum borinquense DSM 11551 includes these proteins:
- a CDS encoding ICP22 family protein — MAGDEVPDVEAGTEELLDEAEEIDSDDGMTARMRRENQLLGRAVDYVAAWSEDGAISSANANALADALASELAHYTKTDIKDEFTDVFVDDGSGANGIPFDELIEQRLQEVKVVSTTDAKQGLVWRWHFSDGVQLETEKSKDEGRKHYDWTAWKEDYFEALISLGKGERIAPPSRERRDSNDWKEFLSEILLDRAETVEHVGPRTEAVEHLRDYVNRQTAYADVKDMRDRQGIWMDAPPADDDGEAATDGGGPSQIRVPTQAVKRICDQAGIETRALQIELDARSETLPDVAGVSDYEYVDGQRVSFWCLDAGFAEPAEFVEEPESPAEQAAREQEEEAEEAQTDVGAVDDKDDSDGTESEQETDDVTEDGDEGDEDAHDGPATSDETESAEDDVDGHTEDERPPEDAPDDGPANDFESGITGGFGIDPDDDDEGGE; from the coding sequence ATGGCAGGCGACGAGGTGCCGGACGTCGAAGCAGGGACCGAGGAACTCCTCGACGAGGCCGAAGAGATCGACAGCGACGACGGGATGACCGCTCGGATGCGCCGGGAGAACCAACTCCTCGGGCGTGCCGTGGACTACGTGGCCGCCTGGAGCGAGGACGGCGCGATCTCCAGCGCGAACGCGAACGCGCTCGCCGATGCGCTCGCCAGCGAACTCGCGCACTACACGAAGACCGACATCAAGGACGAGTTCACCGACGTCTTCGTGGACGACGGGAGCGGGGCGAACGGCATCCCGTTCGACGAACTCATCGAGCAGCGCCTCCAGGAGGTGAAGGTCGTCTCCACGACCGACGCGAAGCAGGGCCTCGTCTGGCGCTGGCACTTCAGCGACGGCGTGCAGCTGGAGACCGAGAAGTCGAAGGACGAAGGGCGGAAGCACTACGACTGGACCGCCTGGAAGGAGGACTACTTCGAGGCGCTCATCAGCCTCGGGAAGGGCGAGCGCATCGCCCCGCCCTCCCGTGAGCGCCGGGACAGCAACGACTGGAAGGAGTTCCTCAGCGAGATCCTCCTCGACCGGGCCGAGACTGTTGAGCACGTCGGCCCGCGCACCGAAGCGGTCGAACATCTCCGCGACTACGTGAACCGCCAGACGGCGTACGCCGACGTGAAGGATATGCGCGACCGGCAGGGGATCTGGATGGACGCACCACCAGCCGACGACGACGGCGAAGCCGCCACCGACGGCGGTGGACCGTCCCAGATCCGCGTCCCCACCCAGGCCGTGAAGCGCATCTGCGACCAGGCGGGCATCGAGACCCGTGCGCTCCAGATCGAACTGGACGCCCGCAGCGAGACTCTACCCGACGTCGCCGGCGTCTCCGACTACGAGTACGTGGACGGCCAGCGCGTCTCCTTCTGGTGCCTCGACGCCGGCTTCGCCGAACCCGCCGAGTTCGTCGAGGAGCCCGAGAGCCCCGCCGAACAGGCGGCGCGGGAGCAGGAGGAAGAGGCCGAAGAGGCCCAGACCGACGTCGGCGCGGTGGATGACAAGGACGACTCGGACGGCACCGAGAGCGAACAGGAGACCGACGACGTCACCGAGGACGGCGACGAGGGCGACGAGGACGCCCACGACGGCCCCGCCACGTCCGACGAGACCGAGAGCGCAGAGGACGACGTGGACGGCCACACGGAGGACGAGAGGCCGCCTGAGGACGCACCGGACGACGGACCAGCGAACGACTTCGAGTCGGGGATCACCGGCGGCTTCGGGATCGACCCGGACGACGACGACGAGGGAGGTGAGTGA
- a CDS encoding 3'-5' exonuclease: MDLEDIEITGIEDVPVTESLAYHGPPGTGKTSKSAARVAKLIQDHDYGIEDVAWVTYRRSLARDTLARLASWDIIDPSELENPSDGATRYIGTAHAVANRCASIGEGVVEPWHRSDFCEKRGMQFWTSEPWEDSAGKLLFRVLDYLANANTTPEDKAALRECPHTDDLRDHWQGDIVEAWYEWEDYKGQMNIIDFHEMLKRPLQEGESPGRPILVIDEYHDVTALMDALFRSWMEDAEIVIVAGDPHQVVNAYDGASPAFFEDLDLPTVLLDTTYRVPEEHWALATRMLADAHTPPAVTRDGRGRVNDINSPRFEHSEENGWVNLPGRDTPGSPGWICEKFGREETLFLTRTRMQADGVGAALEAAGIPYRSQPELHGWNTEETDIRLAVHNALQKIEGYSPANFRYGGNKAFGEYTGNNKNPADISLKNSEAAALLEATSAHDLDITRSDANDLVEELRDDEDGHLTLREFDDYVTKSFWERYTAGAGSVNRLNKGPFGSGSSGERELRALRAALNRQDGPISPDSISCHAITIHASKGMEADDVVVYDGISNRILREIQVNDESRRNEYRTWYVALSRAKKRLHVMRDGFAWTNSIIPENLQAAAREAYQEGHVDGDLPGGETA; this comes from the coding sequence ATGGACCTTGAGGACATCGAAATCACGGGAATCGAGGATGTTCCAGTCACCGAATCGCTCGCCTACCACGGCCCGCCGGGTACCGGGAAGACGTCGAAGTCGGCGGCCCGGGTAGCGAAGCTCATCCAGGACCACGACTACGGCATCGAGGACGTCGCCTGGGTGACCTACAGACGCTCGCTCGCCCGCGACACGCTCGCACGGCTGGCGTCCTGGGACATCATCGACCCGTCCGAGCTGGAGAACCCGAGCGACGGGGCCACCCGCTACATCGGCACCGCACACGCGGTCGCCAACCGCTGCGCTTCCATCGGCGAGGGTGTCGTCGAACCGTGGCACCGCTCCGACTTCTGCGAGAAGCGAGGGATGCAGTTCTGGACGTCGGAACCCTGGGAGGACAGCGCCGGGAAGCTCCTCTTCCGGGTTCTCGACTACCTCGCCAACGCGAACACCACGCCCGAGGACAAGGCCGCGCTGCGCGAGTGCCCGCACACCGACGATCTCCGCGACCACTGGCAGGGCGACATCGTCGAGGCGTGGTACGAGTGGGAGGACTACAAGGGCCAGATGAACATCATCGACTTCCACGAGATGCTGAAGCGCCCGCTCCAGGAGGGCGAGTCTCCCGGACGGCCCATCCTCGTCATCGACGAGTACCACGACGTCACCGCTCTGATGGACGCTCTCTTCCGGTCCTGGATGGAGGACGCAGAGATCGTCATCGTCGCCGGCGACCCGCACCAGGTGGTGAACGCCTACGACGGGGCCAGCCCGGCTTTCTTCGAGGACCTCGACCTCCCGACCGTCCTCCTGGACACTACCTACCGCGTCCCCGAAGAGCACTGGGCGCTCGCCACGCGCATGCTCGCCGACGCCCACACTCCGCCTGCGGTCACCCGCGACGGACGAGGGCGTGTGAACGACATCAACAGCCCGCGCTTCGAACACTCCGAAGAGAACGGCTGGGTGAACCTGCCGGGCCGCGACACGCCGGGGTCGCCGGGCTGGATCTGCGAGAAGTTCGGGCGTGAGGAGACGCTGTTCCTCACCCGGACGCGGATGCAGGCCGACGGCGTCGGGGCAGCCCTCGAAGCCGCCGGCATCCCGTATCGCTCGCAGCCGGAGCTCCACGGCTGGAACACCGAGGAGACCGACATCCGTCTCGCCGTCCACAACGCGCTTCAGAAGATCGAAGGGTACAGCCCGGCGAACTTCCGCTACGGCGGAAACAAGGCCTTCGGCGAGTACACGGGGAACAACAAGAACCCCGCCGACATCTCGCTGAAGAACAGCGAGGCCGCGGCCCTCCTGGAGGCGACGTCGGCGCACGACCTCGACATCACCCGGTCCGATGCGAACGACCTCGTCGAGGAACTGCGCGACGACGAGGACGGCCACCTTACCCTCCGGGAGTTCGACGACTACGTCACGAAGTCGTTCTGGGAGCGCTACACCGCCGGCGCAGGATCGGTGAACCGGCTGAACAAGGGACCGTTCGGGTCCGGGTCGTCCGGCGAGCGCGAACTCCGGGCACTCCGGGCCGCGCTGAACCGGCAGGACGGCCCGATCAGCCCCGACTCGATCAGCTGCCACGCCATCACCATCCACGCCTCGAAGGGGATGGAGGCCGACGACGTCGTCGTCTACGACGGCATCAGCAACCGCATCCTCCGAGAGATCCAGGTGAACGACGAGTCCCGGCGGAACGAGTACCGCACGTGGTACGTCGCGCTCTCGCGGGCGAAGAAGCGCCTGCACGTGATGCGCGACGGGTTCGCCTGGACGAACAGCATCATCCCCGAGAACCTCCAGGCCGCGGCCCGCGAGGCCTACCAGGAAGGCCACGTGGACGGCGATCTCCCCGGAGGTGAGACGGCGTGA
- a CDS encoding site-specific integrase yields the protein MGTGHFNKDRITHLERYRPLEPDQIPTWKEAAKDGKPIEELLGLTLLHTGIRRTTMAHMTEAWLNLDDEENPHVKIPPRQECTLGRGKQGSGGDTKNTGQPCYNCREKRPGYWKPKSHHGVRPIPIREEDVEEILRNYFSVHDTVGGREKVNYYVEKISDRADLGREVTPHDLRNTYGTRLARKGFTPHEIMHLMGHSSIGIARFYIKMSGTRLGLAYDEKW from the coding sequence ATGGGAACTGGCCATTTCAACAAGGACCGCATCACCCACCTCGAACGGTACCGGCCACTGGAACCCGACCAGATCCCCACCTGGAAGGAAGCCGCCAAGGATGGGAAGCCCATCGAGGAACTGCTCGGACTCACCCTCCTCCACACAGGGATTCGCCGGACGACGATGGCGCACATGACAGAAGCCTGGCTGAACCTCGACGACGAAGAGAACCCGCACGTGAAGATCCCGCCTCGTCAAGAGTGTACGCTCGGTCGCGGGAAGCAGGGAAGCGGTGGCGACACGAAGAACACCGGACAGCCCTGCTACAACTGCCGCGAGAAACGCCCCGGCTACTGGAAGCCGAAGTCCCACCACGGCGTCCGCCCCATCCCGATCCGTGAGGAAGACGTCGAAGAGATCCTCCGGAACTACTTCTCGGTCCACGACACCGTAGGAGGCCGGGAGAAGGTGAACTACTACGTTGAGAAAATCTCCGACCGCGCCGATCTCGGACGCGAGGTCACACCCCACGACCTCCGGAACACGTACGGAACGAGACTGGCGCGGAAAGGCTTCACACCCCACGAAATCATGCATCTGATGGGTCACTCCTCCATCGGCATCGCTCGATTCTACATCAAGATGAGCGGTACCCGCCTCGGGCTGGCCTACGACGAAAAATGGTAG